In Aestuariibaculum lutulentum, one DNA window encodes the following:
- a CDS encoding amidohydrolase family protein: MKYLLKTLVFLLFTSIQIHAQKFTKEVKAFISVDTSLVAITNVKLIDGTGGDIKNNQTIIIKDNKIERVGNSNTLKIPKNALIIDGTGKTVIPGLVMLHEHLFYTKFFENWFSVGQSTFTFPRLYLAGGVTTMRTAGSIQPQSDLNVKQWILEGKMTGPKMDVTSPFIEREGVPIAELGYIKNTTEVSEIVDFWSKRGVTSFKLYNNITKEDVKVCVTEAHKRALKVTGHLCSVTYEEASNLGIDNLEHGFRVATDFEVNKEENICDPFESRQAFDSEPIDSPKINHLIEVLIKNGTTITTTPNVFEPYTNRELIPGGGERAVTPEVLKDVKAIYDRRVNKDSIQIASYYKNLIWLKRFYNSGGKLVAGTDPTGAGRTVAGYANQHTLELLVEGGFPLVDVIKICTLNGAKYLNQDETIGTIEKGKTADLILINGDLESDIKQIRNTEIVFKDGIGFNSKKLFESVDGQVGRN; encoded by the coding sequence ATGAAATATCTATTAAAAACACTCGTATTTTTACTTTTTACTTCCATTCAAATTCATGCTCAAAAATTCACAAAAGAGGTAAAAGCCTTCATCTCGGTAGACACAAGCTTAGTAGCTATAACCAACGTTAAACTTATTGATGGAACGGGAGGCGATATTAAAAATAATCAAACCATTATTATTAAAGACAATAAAATAGAACGTGTTGGTAATTCAAATACTTTAAAAATTCCTAAAAATGCATTGATAATTGATGGCACAGGAAAAACAGTAATACCTGGTTTGGTTATGTTACACGAACATTTATTCTATACTAAATTCTTCGAAAACTGGTTTAGCGTTGGGCAATCCACTTTTACTTTTCCGCGTCTATATCTTGCCGGAGGGGTAACTACCATGCGAACGGCCGGAAGCATTCAACCACAAAGCGACCTCAACGTAAAACAATGGATTTTAGAAGGTAAAATGACGGGGCCAAAAATGGATGTTACCAGCCCGTTTATAGAACGCGAAGGTGTTCCTATTGCCGAATTAGGCTATATAAAAAACACAACTGAAGTTTCAGAAATTGTAGACTTCTGGTCAAAACGCGGTGTCACCTCATTCAAACTTTATAATAACATTACAAAAGAAGATGTGAAAGTTTGCGTGACCGAAGCCCACAAACGCGCATTAAAAGTTACCGGACATTTATGTTCAGTAACCTATGAAGAAGCTTCGAACCTTGGTATTGATAATTTGGAACACGGCTTTCGAGTGGCCACAGATTTTGAAGTTAACAAAGAGGAAAACATTTGCGATCCTTTTGAATCCAGACAGGCCTTTGACAGCGAACCTATTGACAGTCCTAAAATAAACCACCTTATTGAGGTGCTTATTAAAAACGGTACAACCATTACAACCACACCAAATGTTTTTGAACCTTACACCAACCGCGAACTTATTCCTGGTGGCGGCGAACGCGCGGTAACTCCGGAAGTTTTAAAAGATGTTAAGGCTATTTACGACCGAAGAGTAAATAAAGATTCTATTCAAATCGCGTCATATTATAAAAACTTGATCTGGTTAAAACGATTTTATAATTCAGGCGGAAAATTAGTCGCGGGAACCGACCCTACTGGCGCAGGAAGAACCGTCGCCGGTTACGCCAATCAGCATACACTTGAATTATTGGTAGAAGGCGGATTTCCTTTAGTTGACGTAATAAAAATTTGCACGCTCAATGGTGCTAAATATTTAAACCAGGATGAGACTATTGGTACAATTGAAAAAGGAAAAACTGCCGACCTCATTTTAATTAATGGAGATTTAGAAAGTGATATCAAACAGATTAGAAACACGGAAATTGTCTTCAAAGATGGTATCGGTTTTAATTCAAAAAAACTTTTCGAATCTGTTGATGGGCAAGTTGGTCGCAACTAG
- a CDS encoding TolB family protein, with the protein MRLSLIFKPAVLFLTILCISNSFAQEEEIKEGFKEEQLTFSNGDSRYASYNKEGTKIIFESNRDGIWQIYSMNIDGGAQKRVMTTQSNDRRPKWHPSKNMILFESDRTGTSEIYSYDFDSGKIDKFPINLSGNKYYANFAPNGMELMFSYSERADIFDIYACSTKGKRLKKVVSNKFKNVYPNLTSRGDVLIYFSNKNTQGESNVIYSQHLFTKDKNRLTYLKDESTYPDWSNTNGSRRIVYSAKVDDMKHSEIFIMRDDGTHKIQITYNDVEDMQPCWSPNDINLLISGFRQGNYQICKVLLKEPLNPDQKPLD; encoded by the coding sequence ATGCGTCTATCTCTCATTTTTAAACCTGCTGTCTTATTTTTAACAATTTTATGTATCTCAAATAGTTTTGCTCAGGAAGAAGAAATAAAGGAAGGGTTTAAAGAGGAACAATTAACCTTTTCCAATGGCGATAGTAGATACGCCAGTTACAACAAAGAAGGTACTAAAATTATCTTCGAATCGAATCGTGACGGCATCTGGCAAATATATTCTATGAATATTGATGGAGGGGCTCAAAAACGGGTTATGACGACACAATCCAACGACCGACGACCAAAATGGCATCCTTCAAAAAACATGATTCTATTTGAATCAGACCGAACCGGAACCAGTGAAATTTACAGTTATGATTTTGACTCTGGTAAAATCGATAAGTTTCCTATCAACCTTAGTGGTAATAAATACTATGCCAATTTCGCTCCCAATGGCATGGAACTTATGTTTTCATATTCCGAAAGAGCCGATATTTTCGATATTTACGCCTGCTCTACAAAAGGCAAACGATTAAAGAAAGTGGTGAGCAATAAATTCAAAAATGTGTATCCTAACTTAACATCACGAGGCGATGTACTCATCTACTTTTCTAACAAAAACACACAAGGTGAAAGTAATGTTATTTACAGCCAGCATTTGTTTACCAAGGACAAAAACCGTTTAACTTATTTAAAAGATGAAAGCACATACCCCGACTGGTCTAACACCAATGGGAGTCGCCGTATTGTCTATTCTGCAAAAGTTGACGACATGAAACACTCCGAAATTTTTATCATGAGAGACGACGGAACCCACAAAATACAAATCACGTATAATGATGTCGAAGACATGCAACCTTGCTGGTCTCCAAACGATATTAATTTATTGATTTCAGGCTTCAGACAAGGAAACTACCAAATTTGTAAAGTCCTTTTAAAGGAGCCTTTAAACCCCGACCAAAAACCTTTAGATTAA
- a CDS encoding M20/M25/M40 family metallo-hydrolase: MKNLTLLCLLIIASIVFKSHAQTDDEVLKTIYTSSLTEGESYNWLNYLSNQIGSRLSGSLGAERAVQYTKEELEQLGLSKVWLQPVMVPKWIRGAKEYAYIETVPGKTSTVNICALGGSVATSPLGIKAQLVEVHNFEELEALGKEQIEGKIVFYNRPMQADLINTFQAYGGCVNQRYKGAVEAAKYGAVGVVVRSMNLRLDDLPHTGSMTYDDLPVAQRIPSVAISTNDAETLSTMLKLSKDVKLYFKTSCKQLNDVQSYNVIGEITGSEFPNEYMVVGGHLDSWDLGDGSHDDGAGVVQSMEVLRLLKKAGIKPKRSIRVVLFMNEENGLRGANKYADVAKQKGENHVFALESDSGGFTPRGFRFDCDEANFNKVLSWKELFKPYLIHYFEKEGSGADVGPLKTDKNVLAGLHPDSQRYFDHHHASNDTFDAINKRELELGAATMTALVYLFDKYGIK, translated from the coding sequence ATGAAGAACCTAACCCTTTTGTGTTTATTAATTATTGCATCAATAGTTTTTAAATCTCATGCCCAAACTGATGATGAAGTTTTAAAAACTATTTATACAAGTTCATTAACCGAGGGAGAAAGTTACAATTGGTTAAATTATTTATCCAATCAGATTGGAAGTCGTTTATCAGGATCATTAGGAGCTGAACGAGCGGTTCAGTACACCAAAGAAGAGTTAGAGCAGTTAGGGTTAAGCAAGGTTTGGTTACAGCCTGTTATGGTCCCAAAATGGATAAGAGGAGCCAAAGAATATGCATACATTGAAACAGTTCCGGGGAAGACCAGCACCGTTAATATTTGTGCTCTAGGAGGATCAGTAGCAACATCACCTTTAGGGATTAAAGCTCAGCTTGTTGAAGTTCATAATTTTGAAGAATTAGAAGCTTTAGGAAAAGAGCAAATAGAAGGAAAGATAGTGTTTTATAATCGTCCAATGCAGGCCGATTTAATTAATACATTTCAGGCTTATGGTGGTTGTGTTAATCAGCGGTACAAAGGGGCAGTTGAAGCAGCAAAATATGGAGCGGTAGGTGTTGTGGTTCGGTCTATGAATTTAAGATTAGATGATTTACCACATACCGGCAGCATGACTTATGACGATTTACCTGTAGCGCAACGTATTCCTTCGGTAGCTATCAGTACCAACGATGCTGAAACGCTTAGCACGATGTTAAAATTAAGTAAGGATGTAAAACTATATTTTAAAACTAGCTGTAAACAGTTAAACGATGTACAATCTTATAATGTTATTGGGGAAATTACCGGTAGTGAATTTCCAAATGAATATATGGTTGTAGGTGGGCATTTGGATTCGTGGGATTTAGGAGATGGTTCTCATGATGATGGGGCAGGAGTCGTACAATCTATGGAGGTTTTAAGATTACTGAAAAAAGCAGGAATAAAACCTAAGCGAAGTATTCGTGTGGTTTTATTTATGAATGAAGAAAATGGTTTACGCGGAGCTAATAAATATGCCGATGTGGCAAAACAAAAAGGAGAAAATCATGTGTTTGCTTTAGAAAGTGACTCCGGAGGTTTTACACCTCGAGGCTTTAGGTTTGATTGTGATGAAGCTAATTTTAATAAGGTGTTAAGTTGGAAAGAGCTGTTTAAACCGTATTTAATTCACTATTTTGAAAAGGAAGGCAGCGGAGCCGATGTCGGGCCGTTAAAAACAGATAAAAATGTGTTGGCTGGTTTGCATCCGGATTCACAACGTTATTTCGATCACCACCATGCCAGTAATGATACTTTTGATGCGATTAATAAACGCGAACTGGAATTAGGTGCTGCAACTATGACAGCTTTAGTATATTTGTTCGATAAATATGGAATAAAATAA
- a CDS encoding PPK2 family polyphosphate kinase, with protein sequence MEKYKVTSNITLKELETKVVIDDAKKELKQVRKKLGKIQDTMYAHGKYAVLVCLQGMDTAGKDSLIREVFRDFNTRGIIVHSFKVPTDLELKHDYLWRHYIALPSRGKFGIFNRTHYENVLVTRVHPEYILGENLPTITKVEDVNNEFWDRRFQQINEFEQHISENGTIIFKFFLNLSKKEQKSRLLRRLEKQEKNWKFSPGDLKEREEWDLYQECYEDAINRTSKPHAPWYAIPADDKESARYLVAKIMYDTLKEYKDIEEPELDDEIKKHLEKYKEQLNNE encoded by the coding sequence ATGGAAAAATACAAAGTAACTTCAAATATTACCCTAAAGGAATTAGAAACTAAAGTTGTTATTGATGACGCTAAAAAGGAATTGAAACAGGTTCGAAAAAAGCTGGGGAAAATACAGGATACCATGTACGCTCATGGTAAATATGCTGTTCTTGTGTGTTTGCAGGGGATGGATACGGCCGGTAAAGACAGTTTAATACGCGAGGTGTTTAGAGATTTTAATACACGCGGTATTATTGTTCATAGTTTTAAAGTACCAACCGATTTAGAATTGAAACACGATTATTTATGGAGACACTATATTGCACTTCCTTCACGTGGTAAATTCGGAATTTTTAACCGAACCCATTACGAAAATGTACTGGTAACACGCGTGCATCCGGAATATATTTTAGGAGAAAATCTACCAACCATTACAAAAGTTGAGGATGTGAATAATGAATTTTGGGATAGGCGTTTTCAGCAAATCAATGAATTTGAACAGCACATTTCTGAAAACGGAACCATCATTTTTAAATTCTTTTTAAACCTTTCTAAGAAAGAACAGAAAAGCCGATTGTTAAGACGCCTGGAAAAACAGGAAAAAAACTGGAAGTTCTCGCCCGGAGATTTAAAAGAGCGTGAGGAGTGGGATCTTTATCAGGAATGTTACGAAGATGCCATAAACAGAACATCGAAACCCCATGCTCCCTGGTATGCTATTCCGGCTGATGATAAGGAGTCAGCACGTTATCTCGTTGCTAAAATTATGTATGATACCTTAAAAGAATATAAAGATATTGAAGAACCGGAGTTGGATGATGAAATAAAGAAACATCTGGAGAAATATAAAGAGCAACTCAATAACGAGTAG
- a CDS encoding sigma-54-dependent transcriptional regulator, whose amino-acid sequence MPKILIIEDEAAIRRVLVKILSEENDTYVVEEAEDGLVGIDKIKNDDYDLVLCDIKMPKMDGVEVLEATKKIKPEIPMVMISGHGDLDTAVNTMRLGAFDYISKPPDLNRLLNTVRNALDRKELVVENKLLKKKVGKNFQMVGESEAISHIKDMIEKVAPTDARVLVTGPNGTGKELVAHWLHQKSDRNKGPMIEVNCAAIPSELIESELFGHVKGAFTSAVKDRAGKFEAANGGTIFLDEIGDMSLPAQAKVLRALQESRIQRVGSDKDIKVNVRVVAATNKDLKKEIADGKFREDLYHRLAVILIQVPPLNDRRDDIPLLVNHFSEKIASEHGTAKKEFSAKALNLLKDYDWTGNIRELRNVVERLIILGGKEVSEEDVKLFASK is encoded by the coding sequence ATGCCCAAAATTTTAATTATAGAAGATGAAGCAGCTATTCGTCGCGTACTTGTTAAAATTCTTTCAGAAGAAAATGATACTTATGTTGTTGAAGAAGCCGAAGACGGTTTAGTTGGTATCGATAAAATTAAAAATGACGATTACGACTTAGTACTTTGTGATATTAAGATGCCTAAAATGGATGGTGTTGAAGTATTGGAAGCAACTAAAAAAATAAAGCCGGAAATTCCAATGGTTATGATTTCTGGTCATGGCGATTTAGACACAGCTGTGAATACCATGCGTCTTGGTGCTTTCGATTATATCTCAAAACCACCAGATTTAAATCGTTTATTAAATACAGTTAGAAATGCTTTAGACCGAAAGGAACTTGTTGTTGAGAATAAGTTATTGAAGAAGAAAGTCGGGAAGAATTTTCAAATGGTAGGTGAGAGTGAAGCGATTTCACATATTAAAGATATGATTGAAAAAGTTGCACCAACCGATGCTCGTGTTCTGGTTACAGGACCAAATGGAACAGGTAAGGAATTGGTAGCCCATTGGTTACATCAAAAAAGTGATCGTAACAAAGGACCGATGATTGAGGTTAACTGTGCAGCCATACCAAGTGAATTGATAGAAAGTGAATTGTTTGGTCATGTTAAAGGAGCCTTTACAAGTGCTGTTAAAGATCGTGCAGGAAAATTTGAAGCCGCTAATGGCGGAACCATTTTTCTTGATGAAATTGGCGATATGAGTTTGCCAGCACAGGCAAAAGTTTTGAGAGCCTTACAGGAAAGTCGTATTCAGCGCGTGGGTAGCGATAAGGATATTAAGGTAAATGTTCGTGTGGTTGCGGCTACCAATAAAGACTTAAAAAAGGAAATCGCCGATGGGAAATTCCGTGAGGACTTGTATCATCGATTAGCGGTAATTTTAATTCAGGTGCCACCACTAAACGACCGTAGGGATGATATTCCGTTATTGGTGAATCACTTTTCTGAAAAAATAGCGAGTGAACATGGTACGGCTAAAAAGGAGTTTTCAGCGAAAGCTTTAAATTTACTTAAAGATTACGACTGGACAGGAAATATTCGTGAGCTTCGTAATGTGGTAGAACGCCTGATTATTTTAGGCGGAAAAGAGGTAAGTGAAGAAGACGTCAAGTTATTTGCAAGTAAATAA
- a CDS encoding mechanosensitive ion channel family protein, which yields MIQELEKLEKIENAVSNSSWGHKIKDFLNLHVEITDKIHISVLDVIAIITAIFITTLVLRVLLKLITKKLPDEEKGKFNVVFGYFRWLVYLIILLITLNAVGVNVTAVFAASAALMIGIGLALQTLFQDIISGIFILVDQTVHVGDIIELEGKVGRVEEIKLRTTRAVTIDNKVLIIPNHLYLENSLYNWTQNGTTTRESVAVGVAYGSDVQLVKKLLIQAANSHPDVMATSETVVRFDNFGDSSLDFRVVFTLADSFNAGLPKSDIRFEIDRLFREHNVSIPFPQRDIHIIQNPNQ from the coding sequence ATGATTCAGGAGTTAGAAAAATTGGAGAAAATAGAAAACGCTGTAAGTAACAGTTCGTGGGGACATAAAATCAAGGATTTTCTAAACTTGCATGTTGAAATAACCGATAAGATTCACATTTCGGTACTCGATGTTATAGCTATTATTACAGCCATTTTTATAACGACTTTAGTGCTTCGCGTTCTTTTAAAATTGATTACTAAAAAGTTGCCGGATGAAGAAAAAGGAAAATTTAATGTGGTTTTCGGTTACTTCAGATGGCTTGTCTATCTCATCATTCTTTTAATTACTCTTAATGCAGTAGGCGTTAATGTTACCGCGGTTTTTGCAGCATCGGCAGCTTTAATGATCGGTATTGGTTTGGCACTTCAAACCTTATTTCAGGATATAATTTCCGGAATTTTTATTTTGGTTGATCAAACCGTGCATGTTGGCGATATTATAGAATTAGAGGGGAAAGTAGGTCGCGTTGAAGAAATAAAATTACGAACCACCAGAGCAGTTACCATTGATAATAAAGTGCTTATTATTCCCAATCATCTGTATTTAGAAAACAGTTTGTATAACTGGACTCAAAACGGAACCACAACGCGAGAAAGTGTGGCTGTTGGTGTCGCTTACGGGAGTGATGTGCAATTGGTAAAAAAACTTTTAATACAAGCGGCGAATTCACATCCTGATGTTATGGCAACTTCAGAAACCGTGGTGCGTTTCGATAATTTTGGAGATAGTTCTTTAGATTTCCGTGTAGTTTTTACGCTTGCAGATAGTTTTAATGCTGGATTACCAAAAAGTGATATTCGTTTCGAGATTGACCGTTTGTTTAGAGAACACAATGTTAGTATTCCGTTCCCACAACGCGATATACATATTATTCAAAACCCAAATCAATAA
- a CDS encoding ABC transporter permease, with product MNHLPLIIKREYLTKVRNKSFIVMTFLSPLVMIILVSVVAYLTQLNNEKVRIISILDESGLVQDVFKSNEKTTYNVLNDMSLSEAKIFAKETEAYGLLYIGDFKDANNASKHIQFYSEESPSLTLISDLEGQLEKKLTNLKLLDNGVDVDMINASKININIAQESFEGEKTSKTDSVVKLIFGGAAGYLLFMFIIIYGNMIMRSVIEEKTSRIIEVIISSVKPVQLMFGKIVGTSLAGITQFIIWLIIGSILLTIISVVFGINVMESQQQEMMNQAMANPEINEQVQNFVTSFYNLPLTNLIFAFILFFIGGYLLYSSLYAAIGAAVDNETDTQQFMLPIITPLMLAVYIGLFTVIEDPHGTVSTVFSFIPLTSPVVMLMRIPFGVPLWQQLVSFVLLIGTFVFTVWFAAKIYRVGILMYGKKPSYKELIKWIKY from the coding sequence ATGAACCATTTACCACTTATCATAAAGCGAGAGTATTTAACAAAAGTTAGAAACAAATCGTTTATAGTCATGACGTTTTTGAGTCCGTTGGTTATGATTATTCTTGTTTCGGTTGTTGCTTATTTAACACAATTGAATAACGAAAAAGTCAGAATAATTTCAATATTGGACGAATCTGGTTTGGTACAGGATGTTTTTAAGAGCAACGAAAAGACGACTTATAATGTATTAAACGATATGTCGCTTAGTGAAGCTAAAATCTTTGCTAAGGAGACCGAAGCTTACGGCTTGCTTTACATTGGTGATTTTAAGGATGCCAACAATGCTTCAAAGCATATTCAATTTTATTCGGAAGAATCACCATCACTAACACTTATTTCAGATTTAGAAGGTCAGTTAGAAAAGAAACTAACGAATTTGAAATTGTTAGATAATGGCGTGGATGTCGATATGATTAACGCTTCAAAAATCAATATTAATATCGCTCAGGAAAGTTTTGAAGGAGAAAAGACTTCAAAAACCGATAGCGTGGTAAAACTTATTTTTGGTGGCGCTGCCGGTTATTTGCTATTCATGTTTATCATTATTTATGGCAACATGATTATGCGAAGTGTTATTGAAGAAAAAACCAGTAGAATTATTGAGGTTATTATTTCTTCGGTAAAACCAGTGCAGTTAATGTTTGGTAAAATTGTTGGGACTTCTTTAGCAGGGATAACACAGTTTATTATTTGGTTGATTATCGGAAGTATTCTGCTAACCATTATTTCTGTTGTTTTCGGAATTAATGTCATGGAAAGTCAGCAGCAGGAAATGATGAATCAGGCTATGGCGAATCCAGAAATTAATGAACAGGTTCAAAATTTTGTAACCTCGTTTTATAATTTACCATTAACTAATTTAATTTTTGCGTTTATCTTATTCTTTATCGGCGGATACTTGTTATATAGTTCGTTGTATGCGGCTATTGGTGCTGCTGTAGATAATGAAACCGACACGCAACAATTCATGTTACCTATTATTACGCCGTTAATGCTGGCGGTTTATATAGGTCTATTTACTGTAATTGAAGATCCTCATGGAACGGTATCAACAGTATTTTCATTTATTCCATTAACATCTCCTGTGGTTATGCTTATGCGTATACCTTTTGGTGTACCGCTTTGGCAACAATTAGTATCTTTTGTACTTTTAATAGGTACTTTTGTGTTTACTGTATGGTTTGCTGCTAAAATTTACAGAGTAGGTATTTTAATGTACGGAAAGAAGCCTAGTTATAAAGAACTGATTAAATGGATTAAGTATTAA
- a CDS encoding ABC transporter ATP-binding protein gives MSNLLEVNQVSKHFGDFRALNNVSISIPKGSIFGLLGPNGAGKTTLIRIINQITMPDTGTVRIDNELLNANHIKDIGYLPEERGLYKSMKVGDQALYLAQLKGLSKAEAKERLKYWFDRLEIGDWWNKKIQELSKGMAQKIQFVVTVLHQPKLLIFDEPFSGFDPINANLIKDEILRLREDGATVIFSTHRMESVEELCDDIALINKSNKLLDGKLIDIKRQYKINTFEVGIKTADHLILQNELSDKFTVSPANFKTLDDELKLNIKLSNGESPNDLLNYLTSKGEVSHFVELIPSVNDIFIQTVKNNQ, from the coding sequence ATGAGCAACTTATTAGAAGTTAATCAGGTTTCTAAACATTTTGGAGACTTCAGGGCATTAAATAACGTGTCTATATCTATTCCAAAAGGCAGTATATTCGGATTATTAGGCCCGAATGGCGCCGGAAAAACCACATTAATTCGAATCATAAATCAAATTACCATGCCAGATACAGGTACGGTAAGAATAGATAACGAGTTACTTAACGCAAATCATATTAAAGATATCGGGTATTTGCCAGAAGAGCGCGGTTTATATAAATCGATGAAAGTTGGTGATCAGGCTTTATACTTAGCGCAATTAAAAGGTTTAAGCAAAGCTGAAGCTAAAGAGCGTTTAAAATACTGGTTCGATCGTTTGGAAATTGGCGACTGGTGGAACAAAAAAATTCAGGAACTTTCAAAAGGAATGGCGCAAAAAATTCAGTTTGTGGTTACAGTGTTACATCAACCTAAACTTTTAATTTTCGATGAGCCTTTTTCAGGATTCGACCCTATTAATGCCAATTTAATTAAAGACGAAATTTTAAGGTTACGTGAAGATGGCGCTACGGTTATTTTTTCAACGCACCGTATGGAGTCGGTTGAAGAGTTATGCGACGATATTGCCTTAATTAATAAATCGAATAAACTACTAGACGGAAAGCTGATTGATATTAAACGTCAGTATAAAATTAACACCTTCGAAGTGGGTATTAAAACTGCTGATCATCTCATTTTACAGAATGAATTATCTGATAAGTTTACTGTATCTCCGGCAAATTTTAAAACCTTAGATGATGAACTGAAATTAAACATCAAATTATCGAACGGAGAAAGCCCAAACGATTTATTAAACTACTTAACATCTAAAGGGGAGGTGTCACATTTCGTGGAATTGATACCAAGTGTTAACGATATTTTTATTCAAACTGTAAAGAATAATCAATAA
- the dnaJ gene encoding molecular chaperone DnaJ, with translation MAKRDYYEILGVSKGASAAEIKKAYRKKAIEFHPDKNPDNKDAEAKFKEAAEAYEILSDADKKARYDQFGHQAFENGGGFGGGGMNMDDIFSQFGDIFGGGFGGGFGGFGGGGGPRRAKGSNLRIRVKLTLEEVANGVDKKIKVKRKVQAPGTTYKTCTTCNGSGQVTRIANTILGRMQTSAPCNACGGSGQTIDQKPADADAQGLKISEETVSIKIPAGVVDGMQLKVSGKGNEAPGNGIPGDIIVVIEEEQHEKLQREGDNLHYDLYVSFPDAVLGTSKEIDTVTGKVRIKIEPGVQSGKILRLRGKGIPSINGYGKGDLLVHVNVWTPKTLNKQQREFFESMQEDEHFAPKPESSDKSFFEKVKDMFS, from the coding sequence ATGGCTAAAAGAGATTATTACGAAATATTAGGTGTGAGCAAAGGTGCTAGTGCAGCCGAAATTAAAAAGGCGTACCGAAAGAAGGCTATTGAATTTCACCCTGATAAAAATCCGGATAATAAAGACGCAGAAGCGAAGTTTAAAGAAGCAGCAGAAGCTTACGAAATATTAAGCGACGCCGATAAAAAAGCACGTTACGATCAGTTTGGTCACCAGGCATTCGAAAATGGTGGCGGCTTTGGTGGTGGCGGTATGAATATGGATGACATATTCAGCCAGTTTGGTGATATCTTCGGCGGAGGCTTTGGTGGCGGCTTCGGAGGTTTCGGCGGTGGCGGTGGTCCACGTCGTGCTAAAGGAAGCAACCTGCGAATTCGTGTTAAGCTAACTTTAGAAGAAGTTGCTAACGGCGTTGATAAAAAAATTAAAGTTAAACGTAAAGTTCAGGCGCCAGGTACAACATATAAAACCTGTACAACATGTAATGGTTCTGGGCAGGTAACACGTATAGCAAATACCATTTTAGGAAGAATGCAAACTTCTGCACCTTGTAATGCGTGTGGCGGTTCTGGTCAAACTATCGATCAAAAACCAGCTGATGCTGATGCACAAGGTTTAAAAATTTCAGAAGAAACCGTTTCTATAAAAATTCCAGCTGGGGTTGTAGATGGTATGCAACTTAAAGTTTCAGGAAAAGGAAACGAAGCTCCAGGTAATGGTATTCCAGGAGATATTATCGTAGTTATTGAAGAAGAGCAACACGAAAAATTACAACGTGAAGGCGACAATCTTCACTACGACTTATATGTGAGTTTTCCAGATGCGGTTTTAGGAACATCGAAAGAAATAGATACTGTAACCGGGAAAGTGCGTATTAAAATTGAGCCAGGTGTACAATCTGGTAAAATTTTACGCTTACGCGGAAAAGGTATTCCAAGTATTAACGGCTACGGAAAAGGTGATTTACTGGTACATGTAAATGTATGGACACCTAAAACATTAAATAAACAACAACGTGAATTTTTCGAGTCGATGCAGGAAGATGAACATTTTGCACCGAAACCGGAAAGTTCAGATAAATCATTTTTTGAAAAAGTAAAAGATATGTTTTCTTAA
- a CDS encoding nucleotide exchange factor GrpE has translation MSKKEHDIEKEQIEAVENETVEVEEQVEEKTVEEKLQDELKQEKDKFLRLFAEFENYKKRTSKERIDLFKTASQDVMVSLLPVLDDFDRAYVEISKTEEKELLKGVELISNKLKTTLQQKGLEVIEAAQGDAFNADNHEAITQIPAPSEDLKGKIIDVIEKGYKLGDKVIRFPKVVIGQ, from the coding sequence ATGAGTAAAAAAGAACACGATATAGAAAAGGAGCAAATAGAAGCCGTAGAAAACGAAACAGTTGAGGTTGAAGAACAAGTAGAAGAAAAAACTGTTGAAGAAAAGCTTCAAGACGAATTAAAGCAAGAAAAAGATAAGTTTTTACGCTTATTTGCTGAGTTTGAAAACTATAAAAAAAGAACTTCTAAAGAGCGTATCGATTTGTTTAAAACAGCAAGTCAGGATGTTATGGTGTCTCTATTACCAGTTTTAGATGACTTCGATAGAGCTTACGTTGAAATTTCTAAAACCGAAGAAAAAGAATTATTGAAGGGTGTTGAGCTTATCAGCAATAAGTTAAAAACGACACTTCAACAAAAAGGTTTAGAAGTTATTGAAGCGGCTCAAGGAGATGCTTTTAATGCAGACAATCATGAGGCGATTACACAAATACCAGCACCTTCAGAAGATTTAAAAGGAAAAATTATCGATGTTATCGAAAAAGGATATAAGCTTGGCGATAAGGTAATTCGTTTCCCTAAAGTAGTAATTGGACAATAA